From the genome of Nicotiana sylvestris chromosome 2, ASM39365v2, whole genome shotgun sequence, one region includes:
- the LOC138884147 gene encoding uncharacterized protein produces the protein MAIDMNIQEFLVIGDSDLLIHQVREEWATKNSKILPYLHHVQELRKRFTKTEFQHVPRVQNEFTDTLATLSSMIQHLDKNFINLIPVNIHDQPAYCAHVKEEANKKPWFHDIKEYLAKGEYPELANATQKRTLRRLSNNFFHNRGILYRRTPDLGLLRLKQHLTEQ, from the exons atggctattgacatgaacattcaagagtttctAGTGATTGGGGATTCAgatttgcttatacatcaggtccgagaagaatgggcaaccaagaactccaaaatactcccttatctgcatcacgtacaggaattaagaaagaggttcacaaagacagagttccagcatgttcctagagtccagaatgaaTTCACTGATacactggctaccctatcatccatgatacaacatctagacaagaatttcattaatCTCATACCGGTAAatatccatgatcagccagcttactgtgctcatgtcaaaGAAGAAGCAAAtaaaaagccttggtttcatgatatcaaggaatacttggcaaaaggagaatacccagaactcgcAAATGCTACTCAaaagcgcacacttcggaggttatccaataatttctttcacaacagAGGAAtcttgtacaggaggactcctgatttgggattactaag gttgaagcaacatcttacagagcagtga